Proteins co-encoded in one Metabacillus sp. KUDC1714 genomic window:
- a CDS encoding DUF1294 domain-containing protein, with the protein MKYIIIYCLLINVISFIFMRVDKIRAKRGEWRIKEATLWWLAIVGGAVGGFAGMRVYRHKTKHTSFKIGFPVISILQLILFIYLINQLA; encoded by the coding sequence GTGAAATACATAATCATCTATTGTCTTTTAATAAATGTAATTAGTTTTATTTTTATGAGAGTTGATAAAATTCGAGCTAAGCGAGGAGAATGGAGAATTAAAGAAGCAACATTGTGGTGGCTAGCAATTGTCGGTGGTGCAGTAGGTGGTTTTGCTGGAATGAGAGTATATCGTCATAAAACAAAGCATACGTCGTTTAAAATCGGATTTCCAGTCATTTCTATTTTGCAGCTGATTCTTTTTATCTATTTAATAAATCAATTAGCATAA
- the infC gene encoding translation initiation factor IF-3, producing MISKDMMVNDGIRAREVRLIGANGDQLGIKSRQEALEIATRANLDLVLVAPNAKPPVCRIMDYGKFRFEQQKKDKEARKNQKIINLKEVRLSPTIDEHDFNTKLRNARKFLEKGDKVKASIRFKGRAITHKGIGQKVLDRFSTECADLSTIESHPKMDGRSMFLVLAPKNEKQ from the coding sequence ATTATTAGCAAAGATATGATGGTAAATGACGGAATCCGCGCACGTGAGGTTCGACTGATCGGTGCCAATGGAGATCAGCTTGGAATTAAATCTCGTCAAGAGGCTTTAGAAATTGCTACAAGAGCTAATCTTGATTTAGTTTTAGTAGCACCAAATGCAAAGCCTCCTGTATGCCGCATCATGGATTACGGAAAATTCCGTTTTGAACAGCAAAAGAAAGACAAAGAGGCGCGTAAAAATCAAAAGATCATCAATTTAAAAGAGGTTCGTTTGAGCCCAACAATTGATGAGCATGACTTTAACACTAAGCTTCGAAATGCACGCAAGTTCCTAGAAAAAGGCGATAAAGTAAAAGCTTCAATTCGCTTCAAAGGACGTGCAATTACACATAAAGGTATTGGTCAAAAGGTGCTTGATCGATTCTCAACAGAATGTGCGGACTTAAGTACGATTGAATCACATCCAAAAATGGATGGACGTAGCATGTTCTTAGTTTTAGCACCGAAAAATGAAAAGCAATAA
- the speD gene encoding adenosylmethionine decarboxylase → METMGRHVIQELWGCDFDKLNDMDYIEKTFVNAALKSGAEIREVAFHKFAPQGVSGVVIISESHLTIHSFPEHGYASIDVYTCGDLDPNIAADHIAESLGAQTRENIEIPRGMGPVQVKQAQAKAL, encoded by the coding sequence ATGGAAACAATGGGTAGACACGTAATCCAAGAATTATGGGGTTGCGATTTTGATAAGTTAAATGATATGGATTACATTGAAAAAACATTCGTAAATGCTGCGTTAAAATCTGGTGCTGAAATTAGAGAGGTTGCTTTTCACAAATTTGCTCCTCAAGGAGTAAGTGGTGTAGTCATCATTTCTGAATCACATTTAACGATCCACAGCTTTCCAGAGCATGGCTATGCAAGTATTGATGTTTACACGTGCGGTGATTTAGATCCTAATATTGCTGCAGATCACATTGCAGAATCTTTAGGTGCTCAAACTCGTGAAAATATTGAAATTCCAAGAGGAATGGGACCAGTACAAGTAAAGCAAGCTCAAGCAAAAGCTCTTTAA
- the rpmI gene encoding 50S ribosomal protein L35 — MPKMKTHRGAAKRFKKTGSGKLKRSHAYTSHLFANKSTKAKRKLRKSTVVSKGDFKRIRHLLDNIK; from the coding sequence ATGCCAAAAATGAAAACTCACCGTGGAGCTGCAAAGCGTTTCAAAAAGACCGGATCTGGTAAACTTAAACGCTCACATGCTTACACTAGTCACTTATTCGCTAACAAATCTACAAAAGCAAAACGTAAATTACGTAAATCTACTGTAGTAAGCAAAGGCGATTTCAAACGTATTCGTCATTTATTAGACAACATCAAATAA
- the dnaI gene encoding primosomal protein DnaI, translating into MEHMKNSFKNLTSRPDFNDRFNDLKNQVLNHPEIKAFITNHASEIEDGMVERSLGKLFEFMNQSKNCEQCPTLSECKNLLEGYHPRLVIQGRIIDLQYDKCPTKEAHDERKKHESLIKSMYIPKDILAAQFDQIDVEMDEASRFKAISLAQDFVEQYNNGKRPKGIYLYGSFGVGKTYILGAIANELAAHKISSMLVYVPEFMRELKGSFQNSSLDEKLDVVKKIPVLMLDDIGAESMSSWMRDDILGTILQFRMLENLPTFFSSNFNLKQLQHHLAFSQRGEEEPVKAARIMERIKHMAIPIELIGRNRRG; encoded by the coding sequence ATGGAACATATGAAGAATTCTTTTAAGAATCTTACAAGCAGACCTGACTTTAACGATAGATTTAACGACTTAAAAAATCAGGTGTTAAATCACCCGGAAATAAAAGCCTTTATTACAAATCACGCTTCAGAGATTGAAGATGGTATGGTTGAAAGAAGTCTTGGGAAGCTTTTTGAGTTTATGAATCAAAGTAAAAACTGTGAGCAATGTCCAACCTTATCAGAATGCAAAAATCTTCTGGAGGGTTACCATCCACGCTTAGTGATTCAAGGACGAATCATTGATCTTCAATATGACAAATGTCCAACGAAGGAAGCGCATGATGAACGAAAAAAACATGAGTCACTTATTAAAAGCATGTATATACCAAAGGATATTTTAGCAGCTCAGTTTGATCAAATTGATGTTGAAATGGATGAAGCGAGCCGCTTTAAGGCAATAAGTCTAGCTCAGGATTTTGTTGAACAATACAATAATGGTAAACGTCCAAAAGGTATATATTTATATGGATCTTTCGGTGTCGGTAAAACATATATTTTAGGTGCGATTGCAAATGAACTTGCAGCACATAAAATATCGTCCATGCTTGTGTATGTACCAGAATTTATGAGAGAGCTGAAAGGTTCATTTCAAAATTCATCTTTAGATGAAAAATTAGATGTTGTTAAAAAGATACCAGTCTTAATGCTAGATGATATTGGGGCGGAATCGATGTCAAGCTGGATGAGAGACGATATACTAGGGACGATTTTACAATTTCGAATGCTTGAAAACTTACCAACGTTTTTTTCGTCAAATTTTAATCTGAAACAGCTTCAACACCATTTAGCCTTTTCGCAACGTGGTGAAGAAGAGCCAGTTAAAGCAGCGAGAATTATGGAGCGGATTAAACATATGGCCATACCTATTGAGTTAATTGGACGAAATAGACGAGGATAG
- the ytxC gene encoding putative sporulation protein YtxC has product MLEILFGSPKEAKWIYSIFRTLCKGYETELYLVNQQCIQIIPKSWDISLEKLVIPGLVQFVIDHKEHQIMLTLLEENYFFLEEEEQQQIIHIAQSIIEGERTEIPRVQQLLPRHDILKDALEEFLRPDLYFSFTSFQKFRLHEYTARLREYVEIAIEEYKLEQDYQNFIQSLRDFLLKRESRMDGISIVHDNGFFVYNPDKQEVSEQELKSYIDHTFVNKHPMYIDSKLLAPLVSIAPKWICLYTNDPFDGMVQTVQNVFQERVRLHNLSDFQFATHQ; this is encoded by the coding sequence ATGCTTGAGATTTTATTTGGGTCTCCGAAAGAGGCAAAATGGATCTATTCGATTTTTCGTACTTTATGTAAAGGATATGAAACAGAATTATATTTAGTAAATCAACAATGTATACAAATCATCCCAAAATCATGGGATATTTCCTTAGAAAAGTTAGTCATCCCTGGGCTTGTTCAATTTGTTATTGACCATAAAGAACACCAAATTATGTTAACTTTGCTAGAGGAGAATTATTTTTTTCTAGAGGAAGAGGAACAGCAACAAATCATACATATCGCGCAATCGATTATTGAGGGAGAACGAACAGAAATACCTAGAGTTCAACAATTATTACCACGTCATGATATTTTAAAAGATGCTCTTGAAGAATTTTTACGTCCTGATTTGTATTTTTCGTTTACTTCCTTTCAGAAGTTTCGCTTGCATGAATATACTGCAAGATTAAGAGAGTATGTCGAGATAGCGATTGAGGAATATAAGCTTGAACAAGACTACCAAAATTTTATTCAGAGTTTACGTGACTTTCTCTTAAAGAGAGAAAGTCGGATGGATGGTATTTCAATTGTCCATGATAATGGATTTTTTGTTTATAATCCAGACAAACAAGAGGTTTCTGAACAGGAGTTAAAATCCTATATAGATCATACCTTTGTCAATAAACATCCAATGTATATTGATTCTAAACTATTAGCACCGCTTGTATCAATCGCTCCTAAATGGATCTGCCTCTATACAAATGATCCATTTGATGGAATGGTTCAAACGGTTCAAAATGTTTTTCAAGAAAGAGTGAGATTACATAATCTTAGTGATTTTCAATTTGCAACACATCAATAA
- the thrS gene encoding threonine--tRNA ligase — MSDVIKIAFPDGAVKEFAKGTTTEDIAASISPGLKKKSLAGKLDGQLIDLRTPILENGTIEIVTQDSNEALEIMRHSTAHLMAQAIKRLYKDQSIKLGIGPVIENGFYYDIDMELAITPEDLPAIEKEMKKIVNENIEIVRTEVSREEAKRRFEQLQDPLKLELLDVIPEGEVVSIYEQGEFFDLCRGVHLPSTGKIKEFKLLSVAGAYWRGDSNNKMLQRIYGTAFFKKSDLDEHLRILEEAKERDHRKLGKELGLFTSSQKVGQGLPLWLPKGATIRRIVERYIVDKEERLGYQHVYTPVLGSVELYKTSGHWEHYQEDMFPKMEMDNEDLVLRPMNCPHHMMVYKNDIHSYRELPIRIAELGLMHRYEMSGALTGLQRVRGMTLNDAHIFVRPDQIKEEFIRVVRLIEAVYKDFGIDKYSFRLSYRDPEDKEKYFDDDSMWEKAQSMLKDAMDELGHDYFEAEGEAAFYGPKLDVQVRTALGKDETLSTVQLDFLLPERFDLSYVGEDGKQHRPVVIHRGVVSTMERFVAFLIEEYKGAFPTWLAPVQVQVIPVSPAIHLDYAKQVQEQLQDAGLRVELDARDEKIGYKIRESQMQKIPYMLVVGDNEIAEKAVNVRKYGEQKSETVSFDQFLQDIKQEVIR; from the coding sequence ATGTCAGACGTTATAAAAATTGCGTTTCCCGACGGAGCTGTGAAGGAATTTGCAAAAGGAACTACTACTGAGGATATTGCGGCATCCATTAGCCCTGGTTTAAAAAAGAAATCTCTTGCTGGGAAGCTAGATGGACAATTAATTGATTTACGTACACCTATACTTGAGAATGGTACGATTGAAATTGTGACTCAGGATAGTAATGAAGCTTTAGAAATTATGCGCCATTCAACAGCGCATTTAATGGCACAAGCAATAAAGCGCCTATATAAAGATCAATCAATTAAGCTTGGAATTGGACCAGTTATTGAAAATGGTTTTTATTATGATATCGATATGGAACTTGCAATCACACCTGAAGATTTACCAGCTATCGAAAAAGAAATGAAAAAAATTGTGAATGAAAACATCGAAATCGTTCGTACAGAAGTTAGTCGAGAAGAAGCAAAACGCCGTTTTGAGCAGTTACAAGATCCGTTAAAGTTAGAACTTCTTGACGTAATTCCTGAGGGTGAAGTTGTTTCAATTTATGAACAAGGCGAATTTTTTGATTTATGCCGTGGGGTGCATTTGCCATCAACAGGTAAAATTAAAGAATTTAAGTTACTAAGTGTTGCAGGTGCATACTGGCGTGGGGATAGCAACAATAAGATGCTTCAACGTATTTATGGAACAGCTTTCTTCAAGAAGAGTGATTTAGATGAGCATCTTCGAATTCTTGAAGAAGCGAAAGAACGTGATCATCGTAAATTAGGGAAGGAATTAGGTTTGTTTACTTCCTCTCAAAAGGTAGGACAAGGTTTACCGCTTTGGTTGCCAAAAGGTGCAACAATACGTCGTATCGTTGAGCGTTACATTGTTGATAAAGAAGAGCGTTTGGGCTATCAACACGTATACACTCCTGTTTTGGGTAGTGTAGAACTATATAAAACATCTGGTCACTGGGAGCACTACCAAGAGGATATGTTCCCTAAAATGGAAATGGATAATGAAGATTTAGTTCTTCGTCCAATGAACTGCCCGCATCATATGATGGTGTACAAAAATGATATTCACAGCTATCGTGAGTTACCAATACGAATTGCAGAGCTTGGTCTAATGCACCGATATGAAATGTCAGGAGCATTAACTGGCCTACAGCGTGTACGTGGTATGACTTTAAATGATGCACATATTTTCGTTCGCCCTGATCAAATCAAAGAAGAATTCATTCGAGTTGTCCGATTAATTGAAGCTGTTTATAAAGATTTCGGAATTGATAAGTACTCGTTTAGATTGTCTTATCGAGATCCAGAGGACAAAGAAAAGTATTTTGATGATGATAGCATGTGGGAAAAAGCTCAGAGCATGCTAAAAGATGCAATGGATGAACTAGGTCATGACTATTTTGAAGCAGAAGGTGAAGCTGCGTTTTATGGTCCAAAGCTTGATGTTCAGGTTAGAACAGCACTTGGAAAAGATGAAACACTTTCAACTGTTCAATTGGATTTCTTACTTCCTGAACGTTTTGACTTATCCTATGTTGGTGAAGATGGTAAACAACATCGACCGGTTGTTATCCATCGTGGTGTCGTTTCAACGATGGAACGTTTTGTTGCCTTTTTAATTGAAGAGTATAAAGGAGCATTTCCAACTTGGTTAGCACCAGTACAGGTTCAAGTGATTCCTGTTTCACCTGCCATTCACCTTGATTATGCAAAGCAGGTACAAGAACAGTTGCAAGATGCCGGTTTACGAGTTGAACTAGATGCGCGTGATGAAAAAATCGGATATAAAATCCGTGAGTCACAAATGCAAAAAATTCCTTATATGCTTGTAGTAGGTGATAATGAGATAGCAGAAAAAGCAGTAAATGTCCGTAAATACGGTGAACAAAAATCAGAAACTGTTTCGTTTGATCAGTTTTTACAGGATATTAAGCAAGAAGTAATCAGATAG
- the nrdR gene encoding transcriptional regulator NrdR, whose translation MKCPSCQHNGTRVLDSRPVDDLRSIRRRRECEECQYRFTTFEKVEEFPLIVVKKEGTREEFSRDKILRGLIKACEKRPVPLQKLEDIVHEIEKELRNQGVSEVNSELVGEMVMDRLARIDEVAYVRFASVYRQFKDINVFIEELTDLIKKVR comes from the coding sequence ATGAAATGTCCTTCGTGTCAGCATAATGGTACAAGAGTTCTTGACTCAAGACCTGTAGATGACCTCAGATCGATAAGAAGACGTCGTGAATGTGAGGAATGTCAATACCGTTTTACAACGTTTGAAAAGGTGGAGGAATTCCCTTTAATTGTTGTGAAAAAAGAAGGAACAAGGGAAGAGTTTAGTCGGGATAAAATATTAAGAGGACTAATCAAGGCCTGTGAAAAGCGTCCCGTACCCTTGCAAAAATTAGAGGATATTGTTCATGAAATCGAAAAAGAACTAAGAAATCAAGGAGTCTCAGAAGTAAATAGCGAGCTTGTAGGAGAAATGGTGATGGACAGGCTTGCCAGAATTGATGAGGTTGCTTATGTTCGATTTGCGTCCGTTTATCGCCAATTCAAAGATATTAATGTTTTTATTGAAGAACTAACTGATTTAATAAAAAAAGTACGATAA
- a CDS encoding cytosolic protein, with product MSFINKLKDFFSTHQETRENHYNPDLKSHYYKTTYKNALQSVNSLIEQIPGMTVTSISEERGEMSVTIDKPRKGFLIVTVISVRPYETAVDFTATTNTFLPTDFGFSKKIILQLYKKLDEKETLVGTGKSGR from the coding sequence ATGAGTTTTATAAATAAGTTAAAAGATTTCTTTAGTACACACCAAGAAACACGTGAAAATCATTATAATCCAGATTTGAAAAGTCATTATTATAAAACTACATATAAGAATGCTTTACAATCAGTAAATTCATTGATTGAACAAATACCTGGTATGACGGTAACTTCGATTTCAGAAGAACGTGGTGAAATGAGTGTAACGATTGACAAACCGAGAAAAGGTTTTTTAATCGTAACCGTAATTTCTGTTCGTCCATATGAAACAGCCGTTGATTTTACAGCAACAACAAATACTTTTTTACCAACAGACTTTGGGTTTAGTAAAAAAATTATCCTTCAGCTTTATAAAAAGCTTGATGAGAAAGAAACGTTAGTTGGTACAGGGAAAAGTGGAAGATAA
- the rplT gene encoding 50S ribosomal protein L20, with translation MPRVKGGIVSRKRRKKVLKLAKGYFGSKHTLYKVANQQVMKSLMYAYRDRRQKKRDFRKLWITRINAAARINGLSYSRLMHGLKLAGIEVNRKMLADLAIADEKAFAQLADAAKAKLNK, from the coding sequence ATGCCAAGAGTAAAAGGCGGTATCGTTTCACGTAAACGTCGTAAAAAGGTATTAAAATTAGCTAAAGGTTATTTCGGATCTAAACATACATTATACAAAGTTGCTAACCAACAAGTAATGAAATCATTAATGTATGCTTACCGTGACCGTCGTCAGAAAAAACGCGACTTCCGTAAGCTTTGGATTACTCGTATCAATGCAGCTGCACGCATAAATGGTCTTTCTTACAGCCGTTTAATGCATGGCTTAAAGCTTGCTGGTATCGAAGTAAACCGTAAAATGCTTGCTGATTTAGCTATCGCTGATGAAAAAGCATTTGCTCAATTAGCAGACGCTGCTAAAGCAAAACTTAACAAATAA
- a CDS encoding TVP38/TMEM64 family protein — MTIELATSSVMTAIQTTGYFAPLFFILFHLFRQFLLIPVAVVCIAGGVLFGAELGSMFSVLGLTGSSILFYLISKGFPTLLHRFEKMKVKWLGTYTNLSIGQIIILRMIPFVNFSLISLCILDKTKTFRGYTKLSFLTHIPSAICFTFLGAAIQSLSPIILAIILVLLVVLVYFFREKQVLIKWNDFFAREKA, encoded by the coding sequence ATGACAATTGAACTCGCAACATCATCTGTGATGACAGCTATACAAACAACTGGATATTTTGCACCTCTTTTCTTTATTTTGTTCCACCTTTTTAGGCAATTTCTATTGATTCCTGTAGCTGTTGTTTGTATTGCTGGTGGAGTATTATTTGGAGCTGAATTAGGGTCCATGTTTTCAGTGCTAGGTCTTACAGGTTCAAGTATCCTTTTTTATTTGATCTCAAAAGGATTTCCGACATTATTGCACCGATTTGAGAAAATGAAGGTCAAATGGTTAGGGACATATACCAATTTATCAATTGGTCAGATCATTATATTGCGCATGATTCCATTTGTTAATTTTTCACTTATTTCGTTATGTATTTTAGACAAAACAAAAACATTTCGAGGTTACACGAAGCTTTCATTTTTGACTCATATTCCTTCTGCAATTTGTTTTACATTTTTAGGTGCAGCCATTCAATCATTATCACCTATAATTTTGGCAATCATTTTGGTCTTGTTAGTTGTACTTGTTTATTTTTTCAGAGAAAAGCAGGTTTTGATTAAATGGAATGATTTCTTTGCAAGAGAAAAGGCATGA
- a CDS encoding glyceraldehyde-3-phosphate dehydrogenase, whose protein sequence is MRANIAINGFGRIGRMVFRKAINEDLNIKAINASYPAETLAHLIKYDTNHGKFDGEVIAHDDHLIVNGNKVLLINERDPKELPWKSLGVDIVIEATGKFNQREKAMLHIEAGAKKVILTAPGKNEDVTIVMGVNEEQYDPEKHTIISNASCTTNCLAPVIKVLDESFRIKNGLMTTVHAYTNDQKNIDNPHKDLRRARACGQSIIPTTTGAAKALSLVLPHLKGKLHGMALRVPTPNVSLVDLVVDVEEKVTVEEINMSFKLAANSSLSGILDYTTEPLVSIDFNTNPYSAIIDGLSTMVIGSHKVKVLAWYDNEWGYSCRVTELTKFVAEKMTNLLEV, encoded by the coding sequence ATGAGAGCCAATATTGCGATAAATGGTTTTGGTCGTATTGGGAGAATGGTATTTCGGAAAGCGATTAATGAGGACTTGAATATAAAGGCCATAAATGCAAGTTATCCTGCCGAAACACTAGCACATTTGATTAAATATGATACAAATCACGGTAAATTTGATGGTGAAGTGATAGCACATGATGATCATTTAATTGTAAACGGAAACAAAGTTTTACTTATAAATGAACGTGACCCTAAAGAATTACCCTGGAAATCTCTAGGGGTGGATATTGTAATTGAAGCAACAGGGAAGTTTAATCAAAGAGAAAAAGCGATGTTGCACATTGAAGCTGGAGCAAAAAAAGTGATACTAACAGCACCTGGTAAAAATGAAGATGTTACAATTGTTATGGGGGTTAATGAGGAGCAATACGATCCTGAAAAACATACGATTATTTCAAATGCCTCATGTACAACAAATTGTCTTGCACCTGTTATCAAAGTTCTTGACGAATCATTTCGAATTAAAAATGGCTTAATGACAACAGTTCACGCCTATACAAATGATCAAAAAAACATAGATAATCCACATAAGGATTTACGTAGAGCTAGAGCTTGTGGCCAATCGATTATTCCGACAACTACAGGAGCTGCAAAGGCGCTATCATTGGTATTGCCTCATCTAAAAGGTAAACTACACGGCATGGCATTACGAGTTCCAACTCCGAATGTATCGTTAGTAGATTTAGTAGTCGATGTTGAGGAGAAGGTAACTGTTGAAGAAATCAATATGTCGTTTAAACTAGCTGCAAATAGCTCTTTAAGTGGCATACTCGATTATACAACTGAACCTTTAGTATCAATCGATTTCAATACAAACCCTTATTCTGCAATAATTGATGGATTATCTACGATGGTAATTGGTAGTCATAAAGTAAAGGTGTTAGCGTGGTATGATAATGAATGGGGTTATTCATGTAGAGTAACAGAATTAACGAAGTTTGTTGCTGAAAAAATGACAAATTTATTAGAGGTATAA
- a CDS encoding replication initiation and membrane attachment family protein has protein sequence MDQQHWKELLAIDRYTVKSSSVLQDLDRKILTLLYQPLIGTKCFSLYMTLWGELEQSRLWGEETTHHSLLTIMQSNLRDIYRERLKLEGLGLLKTFVIETEEFKRYVYELQAPLRPDEFFQDGVLNIYLYNRVGKNKFLQLKRFFSDKQMDEGMKDITRSFNDIFDSGQSADMIARVNHETLEDLSLVSNREYMQTNNRATMEISDNVFDFDLFITGLSDAIIPTKAITPTVREVIKKLSYLYGISAIDMKNVLMNSIDQDDNIDIELLRKSARDWYQFQHGDELPGLLDKIQPLSLRSVTDKKQLTQEEELIYQLETISPRQFLTDVSGGVPPSAGDLQIIEEVMLQQKLEPGVVNVLIYYVMLKTDMKLTRAYVQKIASHWIRKQISTVKAAMDLAKHEHRQYQQWAEEKTTKKSSTYKKAPIRKEMLPSWLNEDENNKLNNDEQEQTDGQSTLDREQFELEKKKLFDRIKKYKDNKTND, from the coding sequence ATGGATCAGCAGCATTGGAAGGAATTACTAGCAATTGATCGTTATACAGTAAAAAGCAGCTCTGTTCTACAGGACTTAGATAGAAAAATCCTAACTTTACTTTATCAGCCGTTAATTGGTACTAAATGCTTTAGCCTTTATATGACATTGTGGGGGGAGCTAGAGCAAAGTCGGTTATGGGGTGAGGAAACGACACATCATAGTTTACTGACGATCATGCAAAGTAATTTACGTGATATTTATCGAGAACGTTTAAAACTTGAAGGGCTTGGACTATTAAAAACCTTTGTTATTGAAACAGAAGAGTTTAAACGATATGTATATGAACTACAAGCGCCACTCCGACCAGATGAGTTTTTTCAAGATGGTGTGTTGAATATTTATCTCTACAATCGAGTAGGTAAAAATAAATTTTTACAATTAAAACGATTTTTCTCAGACAAGCAAATGGATGAAGGGATGAAGGATATTACGAGATCTTTTAATGATATCTTTGATTCTGGACAATCCGCTGATATGATTGCCAGAGTAAATCATGAAACATTAGAAGATTTATCTTTAGTATCTAATCGGGAGTATATGCAAACGAATAATCGTGCAACGATGGAAATATCGGATAATGTATTTGACTTCGACTTGTTTATTACAGGACTTTCTGATGCCATTATTCCAACAAAGGCAATTACGCCAACTGTACGCGAAGTAATTAAAAAGCTTTCTTATTTGTACGGAATAAGTGCGATAGATATGAAAAATGTCTTAATGAACAGTATTGATCAGGATGATAATATTGACATCGAGCTACTCAGGAAATCTGCAAGAGATTGGTATCAATTTCAACATGGTGATGAATTACCTGGTTTGCTAGATAAGATTCAACCACTTTCATTGCGTTCAGTCACAGACAAAAAACAACTTACACAAGAAGAAGAACTTATTTATCAATTAGAAACCATCTCACCAAGACAATTTTTAACTGATGTTTCCGGAGGGGTTCCACCAAGTGCTGGTGATTTACAAATCATCGAAGAAGTGATGCTTCAGCAAAAGCTTGAGCCAGGAGTCGTGAATGTACTTATTTATTATGTTATGTTAAAAACCGATATGAAGCTTACTAGAGCCTATGTACAAAAGATTGCAAGTCATTGGATAAGAAAACAAATCTCAACAGTGAAGGCTGCAATGGATCTAGCAAAACACGAACACAGACAATACCAACAATGGGCCGAGGAAAAAACAACGAAAAAATCCTCAACCTATAAAAAAGCCCCTATTCGTAAAGAAATGCTGCCTTCTTGGTTAAATGAAGATGAGAACAATAAGCTAAACAATGATGAACAAGAGCAAACAGATGGTCAATCAACACTTGATCGTGAACAATTTGAGTTGGAAAAAAAGAAATTATTTGATCGAATAAAAAAATACAAGGATAATAAAACAAATGACTAG
- the coaE gene encoding dephospho-CoA kinase (Dephospho-CoA kinase (CoaE) performs the final step in coenzyme A biosynthesis.), translating into MTVVIGLTGGIASGKSTVSDMLRKQGIRVIDADQIAREVVEIGKPAYEQIVKTFGQDILHEDKTINREKLGTLIFSEENKRQQLNKIVHPAVRKEMLKQTEEEKAHQAKIVVLDIPLLFESKLTYMVDEIIVVYVDEETQLKRLMKRNSYSEEEAKIRIGSQLPLKEKAELADEIIHNQGSIEETRAQVHELISKLIGNEETN; encoded by the coding sequence GTGACAGTGGTAATTGGTTTAACAGGTGGTATTGCAAGTGGAAAAAGTACAGTTTCTGATATGTTACGCAAACAAGGAATCCGAGTGATTGACGCTGATCAAATTGCAAGAGAGGTAGTTGAGATCGGAAAACCAGCATATGAGCAAATTGTTAAAACGTTTGGCCAGGATATTTTACATGAAGATAAAACAATTAATCGCGAAAAGCTAGGAACGCTAATTTTTTCTGAGGAAAATAAACGTCAGCAATTAAATAAAATTGTCCATCCTGCTGTTCGAAAGGAAATGTTAAAACAAACTGAGGAAGAAAAAGCACATCAAGCTAAAATAGTTGTGTTAGATATTCCTTTATTATTTGAAAGTAAATTAACGTATATGGTGGATGAAATAATAGTAGTGTATGTTGATGAAGAAACACAATTGAAGCGGTTAATGAAAAGAAATAGTTATAGTGAAGAGGAAGCGAAAATAAGAATTGGCTCACAGCTTCCTTTGAAGGAAAAAGCTGAGCTCGCAGATGAAATCATTCATAATCAGGGTTCAATAGAAGAAACAAGAGCACAGGTACACGAGTTGATCAGTAAGTTGATAGGAAATGAGGAGACTAATTAA